CCTGGGACGACTTCAACCCCAAGAAGATGGCCGAAGACATCAAATCCGGCACCGCGCCGAAAGAACCCGAACAGCGCGCGCAGGACAACAGTGGTGCTACCCGGCCCACCTTTAACTATGCCGAGGTATATGGCGATACCACCGAAACGACCCAGCAGCCGGCGCAGCAGCCGCCCCAGCAACAACAAAAGCCGCAGCGCGGTGGGGAAGATTCCACCGGCGGCGGCTCTGAGTGGAGCGACGTTACCTAATACAACGCGCTCTTAGTTCACACCCAAGTTGAGGCTCTTGCCCACGAGGGAATCGGAACGGATGGCGAGCTGATCAGCCACCGCCCTGATTTCCTTGGCGGCAGGGGAGTCAGGTGCCTCGAGTACGATGGGTGTGCCGGCATCGCTATTCGAGCGCAGGGCCGGATCCAGCGGCACGGAGGCCAGCAGTGGCACCTCGTGGCCCAGGATGACGCCGAGGCGGTCTGCAACAATCTGGCCGCCGCCTTCACCAAAGACGTCCATGGTGGAGCCGTCCGGCATGACCATGGCGCTCATGTTCTCAATCACGCCGGCCACCCGCTGGCGCGTTTGCTGGGAGATGGAACCGGCGCGTTCGGCCACTTCTGCCGCAGCTGCTTGCGGCGTGGTGACGATGAGCAGCTCTGCATTCGGGATGAGCTGCGCAACGGACAGCGCGACATCGCCGGTACCCGGAGGCAGGTCGAGGAGGAGAACATCGAGATCGCCCCAGAATACGTCCGCCAAGAACTGCTGCAGTGCGCGGTGGAGCATAGGTCCGCGCCAGACGACGGGCGCGTTACCCTCCACGAACTGCCCAATCGAGATGTGCTTAATGCCGTGGGAGATGGGAGGCAGCAGCATTTCATCATCAAGCACGGTGGGGCCGTCGGTCGAGCCGAGCAGGCTGGGCACGGAGTGGCCGTAAATATCGGCATCGACAATGCCCACCTTCAGGCCCTTATCCGCCAGCGCGGCGGCTAGGTTGACGGTCATCGAGGACTTGCCGACGCCACCCTTACCCGACGCCACCGCAAAGACGCGGGTCGTCGAATCGGGCTTCGCAAAAGGAATCTCGGGTTCGGCCTGGCCGCCGCGCAGCTTCTGTTTCAGCTCGCGGCGTTGCTCATCGCTCATCGCGTCCATGGTCACGGTAACCTTGCCAACGCCGTCGATGTCCTCGACCGCGGCGCGGGTATTGGTCTCGATGGTGGACTTCATGGGGCAGCCCGCGATGGTCAGATAAACGCCAACGGTGACGTCGTTTCCTTCGATATCGACCGATTTCACCATATTCAGTTCGGTGATGGGGCGGCCGATTTCTGGATCCTGTACGTGGGAAAGAGCCTCGCGTACGACTGATTCGGTAATAGAGCTAGACATAACTCTTGCCATCTTAGTCACGGCGCTACCTCAGGTAAACACGCTTGCACGGTAGACTCTGTGGGACACTTAAATCCATCCGTTTGTATCGGTGACCTAGCAGAATCAGAAGGAGCACACTCAGTGAAGCGCAGCCCCGCCCGTCGATATGCCCGCGCTACTGTTACCGCGGTGGTAGGCGCTGCATTGCTTGCTGGGTGTTCAGACAAAGTCGATACCAGTCCCGCTGCGGCACAATCCGAGCCGGAACAGGTGCAGATCGTCGTTGACCCTGCAGAAACAGATCAGCTCATCTTGGGCGAGGTATTCCGGCAGTCGCTCTTGGAGGAAGGACGCACAGCCGAGCTGAAGGAAGAAGAAACCTTCAAAACACATGGAGGCAAGGGCAGTTCCCTAAACCCGGAAGGCAACTTTTACGTCGGCTGCACCGGCAACTTTTTAAGCCACTTTAATCCCGGTGAGGCGCGCGATATCTCGGCGGAATATAAAAAGGCAGAAGAAGACAGTGAGCCGGGCGGGGAAGACTTTCTTGCCCGCACCCATATCGCGCTCATGTCTACCTTGCCCACCCAACTTGCTACCGTCGAGCCATCCGGCGCTCACGGTTGTGAGGATGCACAACCAGAGCTGCCAGAAAACTTCGTGGTCATCTATAGCGACAGCCTCTTTGACCGCGAAGAAGAAAAATCCGTCGCCGCGGTCACCAAATTCATCACGCAAAAAGACATCTCTGACATGGTGGAGGCTCTAGAGGATGGCGAAGAGTTGAAGAAGGTCGTCCACGAATGGATGGAAGCCTCCGGACTGGACATTGTCAATGAAGAAAGCGACTCCGGCTCCTCCGGTGGCTCGGATCTGAGCAGTTCTTAAGTAAGCGGCGCGGTCCGTGCTACCCACTTACCGCCCTTCGCGCTCACGGGCGCAGCTTGTCGATGCCCCTACCATCTCGCCGGTGAGCGCGAAGGACGAGTAGGTGACCGGTGTGAGGCGAAGGAGGGGAGCTGAAGGTAGGGAGAGCAGGAACGGCGGCGAGGTAGGAGGACCGAGGAGAAGGCAGCAGAAACCATGAAAATGCCCCAGTGAGGAAATAACCTCACTGGGGCATTCAGCGCTGCAGCGCGCTAGGTGCCTTTTCAGCGGTTACACGTGGTTAAACGTCGAAGGCCTCTTCAAGCAGGTTCTTCTGCTCAATCTGGTGTACCTTGGCGTTACCCGTAGCCGTAGAGGACTGGGCGCGGCGGGAGACGCGGACCATTTCCGGCATATCCGGAATGAGGTCGCGCAGGTGCTCGTTGTAGAACGGCCATGGGCCCTGGTTGGCGGGCTCATCCTGTACGAACCGGACCTGGGTGGCGTTCGGGTACATCTCGAATGCCTCGCTTAGGCGGTTGAACGGAATCGGGTGGAGCATTTCCACGCGGACGATGGCGATGTCATCGCGGCCGTCGGCCTCGCGCTTCTTCTCCAAGTCCCAATAGAGCTTGCCGGAGACCAGCATGATGGTCTTGACCTTGTCCGTGTCGCCGACCTTCTTGTTATTGGCGTCCACGAAGTGGGGGTCATTGATAACGGAGCGGAACTTCTTGACCTCGGTGAACTCCTCAACGGAGGAGGTAGCGGCCTTGTTGCGCAGCATGGACTTCGGGGTGAAGACGACCAACGGACGCTTCATCTCGCCCAAAGCCTGGCGGCGCAGCAAGTGGAAGTGGTTAGCCGGGGTGGACGGCTGGGCCACGGTCATAGAACCTTCCGCGCACAGCTGCAGGTAGCGCTCGATGCGGGCGGAGGAGTGGTCCGGGCCTTGGCCCTCGTAGCCGTGCGGCAGGAGGAGAACCAGGCTGGACAGCTGGCCCCACTTGGCCTCACCGGAAGACAGGTACTCATCGATGATGGTCTGGGCACCGTTGGCGAAGTCGCCGAACTGAGCCTCCCATGCCACGAGGGCATCGGGGTTACCCACGGTGTAGCCGTATTCGAAGCCCATGCCGGCGAACTCGGTCAGCGCGGAGTTGTAGACCATGAACTTGCCGCCGTTGTCCTTGGACACGGCCAAGGAGTTGAGCGGGTTGTACTCGTTGCTATTGCGGGGATCGAAGGTCACGGCGTGGCGCTGGGTAAAGGTACCGCGGCGGGAATCCTCGCCGGCCAGGCGCACAACCTTGCCCTGGTTAGCCAGGGAACCGAAGGCGAGCAGCTCGCCCCAGCCCCAGTCGATGCCGCCTTCGCGGACAGACTTCGCACGGTCCTTGGCTACCTTGGCCACGCGTTTGTGGTACTCGAAGTCCTCGGGTGGGTTGCCGTAGGCATCGCCAAGCTCGACCATCTCTTCAGCGGTGATGGAGGTATCCAGACCGTGGGTGAGCTCCTGCGAGGAGGTAATACCGGTCTGTTCCTTCGGGCCGGCCTTCTCGGCTTCCTTGTGCTCGGTGAACACGGACTCCATCTGGTCGTGGAAGTCGCGCGCCGCTGCCTCGGCGTCTTCAGCAGACAAGTCGCCACGGCCGATGAGCTCGTTGGTATAGTGCTCGCGCACCGGCTCGTGGTTCTCGATGACCGAGTACAGCTGCGGCTGGGTCATGGATGGGTCATCGGCCTCGTTGTGGCCGCGCAGGCGGTAGACCACGAGGTCAATGAAGACGTCCTTGCCAAACTGGCGGCGGTATTCTGCGGCCATCTGGCCTACCCAGACAACGGCCTCTGGGTCATCACCGTTGACGTGGAAGACCGGGCAGTCAAAGCCCTTGGCCAGGTCGGTGACGTAGTGGGTGGAGCGGCCGGAGTCCGGGGTGGTGGTAAAGCCCACCTGGTTGTTGACCACGATGTGGACGGTACCGCCGTTGGTAAAGCCGCGCAGCTGGGAGAGGTTGATGGTCTCCTGCACGACGCCGAGGCCGGTGAAGGACGCATCGCCGTGGAGCATGACGGGAACGACGGAGTAGCCGTCCTTGCCCTTGTCCAAGATGTCCTGCTTGGCGCGGGCGATGCCCTCCATGACTGGGTCGACGGCCTCGAGGTGGGACGGGTTGGCGGCAAGGGTGACCTTGATTTCGCCATCGCCGAACATCTGCAGGTGCTCGCCCTCGGAGCCCAAGTGGTACTTCACGTCACCAGAGCCGCCGAGCTGGCCGCCCTTGTAGTTGCCGTCGAACTCGCCGAAGATATCTGCCAGCGGCTTGCCGACGATATTGAACAGCACGTTCAGGCGGCCACGGTGCGGCATGCCCATGACGACCTCGTCGAGGCCCTGGCCCGCAGCGGTGTCGATGATGGAATCCAGCAGCGGGATGAGGGTCTCGGCACCCTCGAGGGAGAAGCGCTTTTGGCCCACGTACTTGGTCTGCAGGAAGTTCTCGAATGCCTCGGCGGCGTTGACCTTCTGCAGGATGTACTTCTGCTCGGCATTGGTCGGCTTTGGCATGCCGGCCTCGAGGCGGTCCTGCATCCAGCTGCGCTCGTCGCGGTCCAAGATGTGGGTGTATTCGGAACCGACCTTCAGGGTATAAGCAGCGCGCAGGCGGGAGAGCACCTCACGCAAGGTCATCTGTTCCTTGCCACCGAAGCCGCCGACGTTGAAGACGCGGTCCAGATCCCAGATGGTCAGGCCGTGCGTAGCGATGTCGAGGTCGCGGTGATCGGGGCTAGGCAGGCCGGGCTGGGACCAGCCGAGCGGGTTGACATCGGCAAGCAAGTGCCCGCGGGAGCGGTAGGACTCGATGAGCTGCATGACGCGGGTGTTCTTGTCCACGCCAGAGTTGGGGATATCCTGAGCCCAGCGGAAGGGCTCATAAGGAACGCCCATGGACTCGAAGAGCTCGTCCCAGAAGGCGTCATCAACGATGAGCTTGCCGATGGTGCGCAGGAACTCGCCGGACTCTGCACCCTGGATGACGCGGTGGTCGTAGGTGGAGGTCAGCGTGACTAGGCGACCGACGCCGAGGTCAGCCAGGCGGTCAGCGGAGGCGCCGGCGAACTCTGCCGGGTAATCCATGGAACCAACGCCGATAATGGAGCCTGCGCCCTTGGTCAGGCGGGCAATGGAGTGGCGGGKGSCGRKGCCGCCCGGGTTGGTCAGGTTAATGGTGACCCCTGAGAAGTCATCCATGGTGAGCTTGTTCTTACGGGAACGGGTAACGATGTCTTCGTAAGCCTCAATGAACTCAGCGAAGGACTTGGTCTCGCATTCTTTGATGGCGGCAACCACGAGGGCGCGGGAGCCATCCTTCTGCGGGAGGTCGATTGCCAGGCCCAGGTTGATGTGCTCAGGCTGGACGACGAAGGGTTTGCCGTCCTTTTCCTCGTAGCGCACGTTCATGCCAGGGTGCAGCTGTACGGCCTTGACCATGGCGTAGCCAATAATGTGGGTAAAGGAGATCTTGCCACCGCGGGTGCGCTTCAGGTGGTCATTGATCATGGAGCGGTTTTCCCACATGAGCTTGACCGGCATATCGCGCACGGTGGTAGCGGTAGGAATCTCAAGGGATTCTTCCATGTTCTTAGCAATAGCCTTGAACATGCCCTTGAGCTGGCGCTCGTCGCCGCCCTTATAATCTTCTAGGTTATCCAGCGGAGACTGCGCATTCTTGCCCGCAGAATGCTTTGCCTTCGCGGACTTTTCTTTGGCCCTAGATACAGACTCTTTCACGTTGGTATCGCGGGCCTCTTGCTTGCGGGCGGTGGTAGTGCCTTCGGTCTTCTTGGCCGAGGACTTAGACTCTGCCTGTGCCTTCTTTGGCTGTGGCTTAGATGCTTGAGAAGGAGCCGCAGCTTCTGGCTGCGCCTTGGGCGCGCCGTTTGCTTCGAAATAGTCGCGCCACTCCTTGTCTACGGAGCTAGGATCCTTGGAGTACTGCTGGAACTGCTCGTCTATCAGCCACGCATTCGGGCCGAAGATGCTCGATGTGCTCACGGCAGGTATTCGCCTCATTTCTCTGCTTTAAAATGGTCGTTTATTCGACTTTAGTCCGGACTTTGTACGAGCGCATTTCTCACCCGCCAAAGTGTCTGCCTATATGATACGGGCCAATCCCTCACCTTCACTATGTCAGGGGTAGCGAATTCGCTCTAAACGATCACCACTAACCCGCCTTTGTGTGGGAAAGAGGGGAGAGCTGCTGGCGGGCGTATTCGATGACCTGATTGGCCAGCTTGCGGTTGGCCTTTGTACCGATGACCGCCCCGATGCCCATAGGCATGAGCTTGCCCACCCATGCCCACTTCATGCGCTTGGTGATCTGCTTGGTAAATACCTTGGTCAACCTGCCATTGATGCCAGATAGTGTGGGCCCGGAAAAGCGGGAGAGCGAGGCAACCGAACGCGCCCCCGTGACCGTGCCGAGGTCTCCAACGAAGGTATCGACCACCGCGGAGCCCTTCGAGCCTGTCAATACCACCAGTACGAGGGCGCGGCGACGCTCGGGCGAGGAGATATCGTCGCCGCGCAGGTACGCGGACGCCAGGATGTACCACGCAGCGGCTTCAAGAAAGACTACGGATTCCGCACCAATGGTGGCCGCGCCCGTAAATAGCCCAATGCCGGGCACGGATGCGGAGGCACCAGCGGCCGCGCCCGTGCCGGATGTGATATTGATGAAGTGTTTGTTAATAAAGCCCTGCAATTCTTGGTCAGTGGCTTCTGGGTGGTGCTTCTTTAGGCTCGTGACGTATTTGGAAATAACACCAGATTGCACGGATACGGCGCGGTCCAAGGAATTCAGCAGCGCCTTGGTAAAACGGCCGCTGTGCTCCGGATCGATGTCATATGTGTCAGTAGCTGCTTTATCCGGGGTGGATTTTTTAAATATGGACATGCCTTCTCCCACACCAATCCTTAGTTTGTTGGGGTAGTGGTATCAATTGATTTTTTACCTAGCATAGCCCTGACCTTGAAAGAAGGGGCCGCCAGGTGCGATTCAGATCGCCACCGGCGCGCAACCTACCTAAGGTAGGGAGTATGCCTTACCCGCAGGATGGTCAACGCGACAGTAGGGACTCTTATTCCGAAGAGTCCACCGCTGCCGCGCGCTTGCGGGCCATGCGCGCACACGAGCGCGCCCGTCAGGCCCACGAGCGGGCACAGAATGCCTACGCGGATGAGGTCACCGTGCGCACGACCTCCGGCTGGGTGCGCGGGGTCATCGAAGAAGACCTGCGAGTAGATCGCCCCATTAGCGCCGGGCCGGTGCGCACGTGGCGCGGCATTCCTTTCGGTGCCTCTACGGCCGGCGACAGCCGCTTTCGCGCCCCACGCCCGGCACCGCGTTGGGAGGGCGTGCGCGATTGCAGCCAATTCGGGCCAATTGCCCCACAACCCACGTACTCCTGGACCGACCGCATTGTCGGCTCCGAGGACTGCCTGTACCTCGACATCGTGCGCCCCCGCACGGAGGAAAAGCTGCCCGTGGTGGTGTACCTGCACGGCGGCAGCTTCATCATGGGCTCGTCCCACATGCTCATGCTGCGCGGGTTTGAGCTCGCCACCCGCATGAACGTGGTCTACGTATCCATCAACTTCCGCCTCAACGCCCTGGGATATCTCGATCTGCGCAGCCTCGGCGGCGAGTGCAGCGCCAACTCCGCCGTGGCGGATCAGATTCTGGCCCTGAAATGGGTGCGGGAGAATATCGCTGCCTTTGGCGGCGACCCAGACTCGGTCACCCTCATGGGCGAATCCGCCGGCGGCGCCGCGGTGCTGGCACTGATGACCAGCCCGCCCGCCGAAGGGCTCTTCCACCGCGCCATTGCCCAGTCCCCACCCATTGCGTTGGTGCATTCCCGCGCCCAATCCACCTTGTGGGCCCGCGAACTCGCACGCCGGGTGGGCCTGCCGCGCCGGGTGAGCGTGGATGACCTGCGCCAGGAAGACTGTGCGGATGTGGTGCGCTCCGGCCAATCCATGATGTGGCGCGCCGGCGAGCTACTGCACTTAAACTCCTGCTACGCGCCCACGGTGGACGGCGAGCTATTGCCCGAGCACCCCATCACCGCCTTTGAGCAGGGCCACCAGCACAAAATCCCGCTGCTGATAGGCACGAATTCGGACGAAGCCAGCTTTGGCAAGTTCCTCTTTCAGCGCCAAAGCGCCCGAGAGCGCGCCGCCCTGCGGCTCTTGGCCTCCTACGATCCCCACCACGCCCCCGAGGTCGTCGCCGCCTACCGCGGTGCGGTCCGCCGGGAAGATTTTGCGCACTTGCTTGCCGATGCCCTCTTCTGGGCACCTTCCACCCGCATCGCCAGCGCCCACTCTGAAGTGGCCGATACGTGGATGTACCGCTTCGACTTCGCCTCTGCCGTCTTGAAGTGGCTGGGCTTAGGCGCCATGCACTCGATGGAATTGGGCAATGTCTTTGGTGATCCCCGATCCTCGCGCGCCTCCTTGCTAACTGGCTGGGGCTCGCGGGCTGAGATGGAGGAATTGACCTCCACCATGCAGGAGCACTGGGCCGCGTTCATCCACGGCGGCAGCCCGAAGGCGCAGTGGCCGCGCTATGAGGGCGGTGAGCGCGCGACCATGATCTTTGATGAACAGGCCTATATCGTGCACGCCCCCAATGACGGTCGCCGCAAGGCGTGGGAGGATTACCACATGGTGGAGTGGGGAAGTGGGCGCCCAGAGCTGGTGCGCTCCCTTGGTTTCCAACCACACCGGCGGGATTAGCGGTAGAATCCAGGGTGACCGCGGGCGGCGTCTTGCCCACCGCGGGGACCTCTGCTTCCGAAGGATGGATTTTTCACCACCATGAGCTTTTTCGAAGATATCGCTTCCGCATTGGACGCCGAGGGCATTGAGTCCCGCGTCAACGAAGACGTCATGTTCGTTCCAATCACCTCTGATTTGGAAATCCAGTTTGTTGAAATCGATCCTCTCTTGCCGGCGGCCAATGTGTACATCGCTGCCGCGGATGTGGATGAAGACGATGAAGAATTCGAGGCCGTCTTGGTCYCCGTCGCCTTTYCCGTCGACGMCGCCGTAGAGGCCGTCTCCCGCCACATCGCCACCGACCAGGTTGTTACCGTCCTCCGGGACCTCTTGGAAGGCACCGATGAGCGCATCGCGGAATTGGAGTTTGACCAGGATGAACTCAACCCGCACCTGGTGGTCGCGGAAGTAGGCAACGATTCTGAGCTGCGCGTATTGGTAGAAACCATCGACGGCGTGCCCTCTGCCATCGTGCGCTTCTTGGCCTTCGACTTCGATGAAGAAGACATGGAAGAGCTCGAGGATGAGGCCGTGACGGAGCTGTGGCAGGTGGACGAGGAAGGCGAGGACCTCGATGAAAACGAGCGCCTTGCCCTCTTTGACAACACTGACTCCGATGACATCCCCATCGTGGAAGTCCCCGCTGAGGCCCTGGAACTGGGCACCTACACCGATTTCGACCGCCTCTTTGACGTGCTCGGATTGGTCTCGGAGCAGGCCCTGGACTGGGAAGCCCAGCTCGTCAACTTCGATGAGGACGATTTCGAAGAACCAGACGTCTACGACATCTTCTGCGAAGACGCCGATGATGACGCGGACGAGGCCCTTGAGTTCTTCGATACCTTCACCGAAGACGACGACGCTGACGCTGACGACGAGGGCGACAACAACTAAGCCCCTAAGCCGCTTGCTGGAATCCCGCGAAAAGGGATTCCGGAGAGCGTACGGGCTTAAAGGCGCTATCCACCAGCCACACGTAGGTGGCATTGGGTCCACGGGAAATCTCGTGGACGGCGCCAGCTAACTCGGCGGGGACAAGCGTGCGCACCCATCCTTCCGCCGTGGCGGGATCGACTATCTGCCCAAAGTTATCGGTGATGCGAATGGTGATGAGGTAGGCGGGGRTGCGGCTTTYGCCGAACCCGCGGATCCGCGCCTTTACTCGTGCTCCCACGCGGKGGCGGGKAATGCTCATGCTGTAGTCCGCGCCGCCTGGTGTGGGTGGCAGTTGCTTTATGGGCGGGCGCCACGTCGGGGTGGGGCGAGCCAAGGACCGCGGGTGGTGCATGATGGCGGAAATTGAGCTGACGGTCTCATAGTGGTGATAGGCCAAGTCGGCGGCGATTTCCGTAGCCGTGGCGCTGGGCTGACTGGGTACTGTGTGCGAAAAGTTCTTATCTACGTTGTGCATGGCCCCTTACTCTAAACCGCAAGGCCGACACGAGTTCGAACAATACAAACACAAGTTCGAAAAGGTAGCTTAAATAGATTTCAGACCTTCAAAGGCATAAGGTTGCACGTGCTATGAAGAGTGCTAATGCCGAACCGGCGCCCTACGAAAAGCCCAAGGTGCCGCGGGAAATCTGGGTAATGGAAACGGCGGCGTTCATTATCGCCTTAGGTTATGGCCTTATCGCACCGCTTTTGCCGCAGTTCGTGGTCAGCTTCGATGTCTCGATGGCCGCCGCCGGCCTGGTGGTCTCTATCTTCGCCGCCTCCCGGCTGATCTTCGCGCCCGTGTCTGGCTCGTTGGTAGACCGCGTCGGCTCGCGCCGCGTCTACCTGGTGGGCCTGATGACCGTTGCCGTGACCACGGGCTTGGTCGCCATTGCCCAAGAGTATTGGCACATCGTGGTGTTGCGCGCCCTGGCAGGTCTTGGCTCGACCATGTTTACTGTCTCCGCGATGGGCCTTATCGTGCGCCTGTCTCCACCGTCGATTCGCGGTAAGTGCTCCGCCACCTATGCCACGGCATTCCTGCTGGGCAATGTCGCCGGCCCAGTGCTCGGCGCCAGCCTGTCCTTCCTGGGCTTTCGCTGGCCATTTTTCATCTACGGCATTGGCGTGATGCTTGCTGCGTTCGTTGTCTGGTGGCAGATGCCGCGGGTCAACCACTCCCAATCCACTACGTCGGACCTGCCTCCCATGCGCCTGCAGGAGGCCTGGGGTGATACCGCTTTCCGCGCGGTGCTGACCTCCAACTTCGCCCACGGTTGGATCAATATGGGCGTACGCGTGTCCGTCCTGCCGCTTTTCGCCGCCGCGATTTTCCATAATGGCGCCGCAGCCTCGGGCCTAGCCCTCGCCGCCTTCGCCGCAGGCAATGCGATTATTCTTCAGTTCTCCGGCCGGTGGTCCGATCTCCATGGCCGCAAGCCGCTTATCTTGATTGGCTTGGTCGGCTCCGCCATCTTCATGGTGCTAATGGGCCTGGCCACCAGCGTGTGGTTCCTCTTGCTCGTATCCGCCCTTGCGGGTGCAGCATCGGGCCTAATCAATCCTTCCCAGACCGCCGCGGTGGCAGACATCGTGGGCAACGAGCGCTCCGGCGGCAAGGTATTGTCCGCCTTCCAGATGGCAGGAGACCTCGGCCAGATCGTGGGACCCATGCTCATTGGGCTGCTTGCCGATGTCTATGGCTTCCCCACAGCCTTCACCGTCTGCGGTGCCATTGCCATCTTCGGCATTATCGCCTGGCTCTTCGGCCGCGAACCCCGCCAGGAGTCCACGGTGGAAGTAGAGCGAATGCCGAAAAAATAGTTGACGGCAACCGCTCAGTGCCGGCTAAGTTATGCGCGTGTGGATGACTTAAACGCGCGCTTTCTTGATGCGGTTAATAACGCTTTGATTATTTGGGTACGGCTTCATAATGCAGACGTAGTTGTAGGCCGCGCCTGGTGGATGGAAGAAAATACTTGGGTGCTTCGCCGGCTTGAGGACGGTACACGCCGGCGCATCCCTCTCTACGAGGTCGAGAGCTTAAGGGTGATCGGCGCGTACCTTGAAGATTACGAGCAACAGGGCTAGAAGAGCCCTGCGACCTGGGACACGCACAGGTAGACAAAGGCCGCAGAAATGATGCCCATCAGGGTGTTGATGAACCAGCCATTGCGCCATTTTTTCGGGGTGTGCTTGGTATTCAGCAGAACCAAGAGAGTAAGTCCCAGGAAGGGCATGAAGAATGCGCCCAAGACGCCGTAGCCAATGATCAACCCGGTGGGCTTGCCCAGCAGCAGGAGCAGCATCGGTGGGAAGGTCAACCAGATGAGGTAAG
This is a stretch of genomic DNA from Corynebacterium accolens. It encodes these proteins:
- a CDS encoding Mrp/NBP35 family ATP-binding protein, coding for MSSSITESVVREALSHVQDPEIGRPITELNMVKSVDIEGNDVTVGVYLTIAGCPMKSTIETNTRAAVEDIDGVGKVTVTMDAMSDEQRRELKQKLRGGQAEPEIPFAKPDSTTRVFAVASGKGGVGKSSMTVNLAAALADKGLKVGIVDADIYGHSVPSLLGSTDGPTVLDDEMLLPPISHGIKHISIGQFVEGNAPVVWRGPMLHRALQQFLADVFWGDLDVLLLDLPPGTGDVALSVAQLIPNAELLIVTTPQAAAAEVAERAGSISQQTRQRVAGVIENMSAMVMPDGSTMDVFGEGGGQIVADRLGVILGHEVPLLASVPLDPALRSNSDAGTPIVLEAPDSPAAKEIRAVADQLAIRSDSLVGKSLNLGVN
- a CDS encoding multifunctional oxoglutarate decarboxylase/oxoglutarate dehydrogenase thiamine pyrophosphate-binding subunit/dihydrolipoyllysine-residue succinyltransferase subunit; translation: MSTSSIFGPNAWLIDEQFQQYSKDPSSVDKEWRDYFEANGAPKAQPEAAAPSQASKPQPKKAQAESKSSAKKTEGTTTARKQEARDTNVKESVSRAKEKSAKAKHSAGKNAQSPLDNLEDYKGGDERQLKGMFKAIAKNMEESLEIPTATTVRDMPVKLMWENRSMINDHLKRTRGGKISFTHIIGYAMVKAVQLHPGMNVRYEEKDGKPFVVQPEHINLGLAIDLPQKDGSRALVVAAIKECETKSFAEFIEAYEDIVTRSRKNKLTMDDFSGVTINLTNPGGXXXRHSIARLTKGAGSIIGVGSMDYPAEFAGASADRLADLGVGRLVTLTSTYDHRVIQGAESGEFLRTIGKLIVDDAFWDELFESMGVPYEPFRWAQDIPNSGVDKNTRVMQLIESYRSRGHLLADVNPLGWSQPGLPSPDHRDLDIATHGLTIWDLDRVFNVGGFGGKEQMTLREVLSRLRAAYTLKVGSEYTHILDRDERSWMQDRLEAGMPKPTNAEQKYILQKVNAAEAFENFLQTKYVGQKRFSLEGAETLIPLLDSIIDTAAGQGLDEVVMGMPHRGRLNVLFNIVGKPLADIFGEFDGNYKGGQLGGSGDVKYHLGSEGEHLQMFGDGEIKVTLAANPSHLEAVDPVMEGIARAKQDILDKGKDGYSVVPVMLHGDASFTGLGVVQETINLSQLRGFTNGGTVHIVVNNQVGFTTTPDSGRSTHYVTDLAKGFDCPVFHVNGDDPEAVVWVGQMAAEYRRQFGKDVFIDLVVYRLRGHNEADDPSMTQPQLYSVIENHEPVREHYTNELIGRGDLSAEDAEAAARDFHDQMESVFTEHKEAEKAGPKEQTGITSSQELTHGLDTSITAEEMVELGDAYGNPPEDFEYHKRVAKVAKDRAKSVREGGIDWGWGELLAFGSLANQGKVVRLAGEDSRRGTFTQRHAVTFDPRNSNEYNPLNSLAVSKDNGGKFMVYNSALTEFAGMGFEYGYTVGNPDALVAWEAQFGDFANGAQTIIDEYLSSGEAKWGQLSSLVLLLPHGYEGQGPDHSSARIERYLQLCAEGSMTVAQPSTPANHFHLLRRQALGEMKRPLVVFTPKSMLRNKAATSSVEEFTEVKKFRSVINDPHFVDANNKKVGDTDKVKTIMLVSGKLYWDLEKKREADGRDDIAIVRVEMLHPIPFNRLSEAFEMYPNATQVRFVQDEPANQGPWPFYNEHLRDLIPDMPEMVRVSRRAQSSTATGNAKVHQIEQKNLLEEAFDV
- a CDS encoding EcsC family protein; protein product: MSIFKKSTPDKAATDTYDIDPEHSGRFTKALLNSLDRAVSVQSGVISKYVTSLKKHHPEATDQELQGFINKHFINITSGTGAAAGASASVPGIGLFTGAATIGAESVVFLEAAAWYILASAYLRGDDISSPERRRALVLVVLTGSKGSAVVDTFVGDLGTVTGARSVASLSRFSGPTLSGINGRLTKVFTKQITKRMKWAWVGKLMPMGIGAVIGTKANRKLANQVIEYARQQLSPLSHTKAG
- a CDS encoding carboxylesterase/lipase family protein, with amino-acid sequence MPYPQDGQRDSRDSYSEESTAAARLRAMRAHERARQAHERAQNAYADEVTVRTTSGWVRGVIEEDLRVDRPISAGPVRTWRGIPFGASTAGDSRFRAPRPAPRWEGVRDCSQFGPIAPQPTYSWTDRIVGSEDCLYLDIVRPRTEEKLPVVVYLHGGSFIMGSSHMLMLRGFELATRMNVVYVSINFRLNALGYLDLRSLGGECSANSAVADQILALKWVRENIAAFGGDPDSVTLMGESAGGAAVLALMTSPPAEGLFHRAIAQSPPIALVHSRAQSTLWARELARRVGLPRRVSVDDLRQEDCADVVRSGQSMMWRAGELLHLNSCYAPTVDGELLPEHPITAFEQGHQHKIPLLIGTNSDEASFGKFLFQRQSARERAALRLLASYDPHHAPEVVAAYRGAVRREDFAHLLADALFWAPSTRIASAHSEVADTWMYRFDFASAVLKWLGLGAMHSMELGNVFGDPRSSRASLLTGWGSRAEMEELTSTMQEHWAAFIHGGSPKAQWPRYEGGERATMIFDEQAYIVHAPNDGRRKAWEDYHMVEWGSGRPELVRSLGFQPHRRD
- a CDS encoding DNA primase, whose product is MSFFEDIASALDAEGIESRVNEDVMFVPITSDLEIQFVEIDPLLPAANVYIAAADVDEDDEEFEAVLVXVAFXVDXAVEAVSRHIATDQVVTVLRDLLEGTDERIAELEFDQDELNPHLVVAEVGNDSELRVLVETIDGVPSAIVRFLAFDFDEEDMEELEDEAVTELWQVDEEGEDLDENERLALFDNTDSDDIPIVEVPAEALELGTYTDFDRLFDVLGLVSEQALDWEAQLVNFDEDDFEEPDVYDIFCEDADDDADEALEFFDTFTEDDDADADDEGDNN
- a CDS encoding MFS transporter produces the protein MKSANAEPAPYEKPKVPREIWVMETAAFIIALGYGLIAPLLPQFVVSFDVSMAAAGLVVSIFAASRLIFAPVSGSLVDRVGSRRVYLVGLMTVAVTTGLVAIAQEYWHIVVLRALAGLGSTMFTVSAMGLIVRLSPPSIRGKCSATYATAFLLGNVAGPVLGASLSFLGFRWPFFIYGIGVMLAAFVVWWQMPRVNHSQSTTSDLPPMRLQEAWGDTAFRAVLTSNFAHGWINMGVRVSVLPLFAAAIFHNGAAASGLALAAFAAGNAIILQFSGRWSDLHGRKPLILIGLVGSAIFMVLMGLATSVWFLLLVSALAGAASGLINPSQTAAVADIVGNERSGGKVLSAFQMAGDLGQIVGPMLIGLLADVYGFPTAFTVCGAIAIFGIIAWLFGREPRQESTVEVERMPKK